A window from Leptothermofonsia sichuanensis E412 encodes these proteins:
- a CDS encoding response regulator encodes MRILVVEDDELTAQALTTILGQQNYAVEVVTDGEAGWALADSFDFDLILLDVELPRLDGLELCRRLRSHHHQVPILLLTGRDSGHDKAVGLDAGADDYVVKPFDPEELVARIRALLRRSTGAAQPMLEWGNLHLDPSTCQVAYAGTPLSLTPKEYALLELFMRNNRRVFSCGAILEHVWAFEDLPGEEAVRTHIKGLRHKLKAAGAPADLIETVYGIGYRMKPLVAGGRKQEPVSEKRKPGNQRPEPSKLDSPVPERSGTSEMPTRQQTLDAIARVWERLKPKTLEQISVLQAAGDALATQRLGDELHQQARREAHSLAGSLGTFGFAQASKLARDIETLMEQNGLNPSEVQSLHSLIDNLRREIDQSDSILMGSSSPAAGTVSASICSAVSPPSNHPSITARVLALDDDPKILAVLHELLEPWGVRLTTLDDPRQFWDVLHQTNPDLIILDLQMPYHSGIELCQAIRESDRWSGLPVMILTAHNEATIVDQVFSSGADDFVSKPIVGSELVTRIMNRLERVRLRRRLSGKSGTGEEPESGNSSNVEIASLPPLTVQAERFFNLSLDMLCIAGFDGYFKQVNPAFEKTLGYCWEELLNQPFSDFVHPDDRAKTAMVMDQLQQGLSLTDFENRYRCKDGSYKYLVWRFMPVLEEGVVYAIAHDVTQRKQNEAAWRKTRDEIELRVAERTAELVSLTHRLQKELDTAKRLEEERDRVEADLRVSQARFAGILEIADDAIISIDKHQRITLYNQGAEKIFGYSAEEIIGQPLDVLLPISSVQIHRQHVKEFGTGTAQARRMGERRPIFGRRKDGTEFPAEASISRLDRGEEQVFTVILRDITERQKVDRMKDEFISVVSHELRTPLTSIQGSLGMLASGLLSADSERGKRLLQIAVDSTDRLVRLINDILDIERIESGKVQMAMKLWDVSDLIERSVNEVQGLADKAQITLSVSKRSVQIMADGDRIIQTLTNLLSNAIKFSNPGSTVWLSTEVVDNVPEALKPQPPKLSIQNSACSSLPVPPSPLLLFTVKDQGRGIPADKLESIFERFQQVDASDSRHHDGTGLGLTICRSIVQQHGGEIWVESTPGKGSTFYFTLPIQREEK; translated from the coding sequence ATGAGAATCCTGGTTGTTGAAGACGATGAACTGACTGCACAGGCCCTGACTACGATACTGGGCCAGCAGAATTATGCTGTGGAGGTGGTGACTGATGGAGAGGCGGGTTGGGCACTGGCGGATTCCTTTGACTTTGACCTGATTTTGCTGGATGTAGAATTGCCCAGGCTGGATGGGTTGGAGCTTTGCCGCCGGTTGCGATCGCACCACCATCAGGTGCCGATTCTGCTCCTCACTGGACGGGACAGTGGACACGACAAAGCGGTTGGGTTAGATGCGGGGGCAGATGACTATGTGGTTAAACCCTTTGATCCAGAAGAATTGGTTGCCCGAATTCGGGCACTACTCCGCCGGAGCACAGGTGCCGCTCAACCGATGCTGGAATGGGGAAATTTACATCTGGATCCCAGCACCTGTCAGGTGGCCTATGCAGGCACGCCCCTGTCTCTAACCCCAAAGGAATATGCGCTCTTAGAACTGTTTATGCGGAATAACCGTCGGGTGTTTAGTTGCGGTGCCATTCTGGAGCACGTCTGGGCGTTTGAAGACCTTCCTGGAGAAGAGGCTGTCAGAACTCACATTAAGGGGTTACGCCATAAGCTGAAAGCTGCTGGAGCACCGGCAGATTTGATTGAAACCGTCTATGGCATTGGCTATCGGATGAAACCCCTGGTTGCCGGGGGGAGGAAACAGGAACCTGTCTCAGAGAAGCGAAAGCCCGGCAATCAGCGGCCTGAACCGTCTAAACTCGATTCTCCTGTTCCTGAACGCTCTGGTACTTCTGAAATGCCCACGCGCCAGCAAACGCTGGACGCGATCGCCCGGGTCTGGGAGCGCCTGAAGCCCAAGACACTTGAGCAGATCAGTGTTTTGCAGGCAGCAGGCGATGCTCTGGCAACCCAGCGGTTGGGGGATGAGTTGCATCAGCAAGCACGACGGGAGGCCCATTCCCTGGCAGGCTCTCTGGGGACTTTTGGCTTTGCCCAGGCGTCTAAGCTGGCCCGTGATATTGAAACGTTGATGGAACAGAATGGGCTGAATCCATCGGAAGTCCAGAGCCTGCACTCACTGATAGACAATCTGCGACGAGAAATTGATCAGTCTGATTCGATTCTTATGGGGAGTTCTTCCCCTGCTGCCGGGACAGTTTCTGCTTCTATTTGCTCTGCGGTCTCACCCCCATCCAACCATCCATCCATTACGGCCAGAGTCCTGGCGTTAGACGATGACCCCAAAATTCTGGCGGTTCTGCATGAATTGCTGGAACCCTGGGGTGTCAGGCTTACAACGCTGGACGATCCCCGCCAGTTTTGGGATGTACTGCATCAAACCAATCCGGATCTAATCATTCTGGATTTACAAATGCCTTACCACAGCGGCATTGAATTATGTCAGGCAATTCGGGAGAGCGATCGCTGGAGTGGACTGCCCGTTATGATTCTCACTGCTCACAATGAAGCAACCATTGTCGATCAGGTCTTTTCCTCCGGTGCCGATGACTTCGTCAGCAAACCGATTGTTGGCTCAGAACTTGTTACCCGGATCATGAATCGTCTGGAGCGCGTCAGGTTGCGACGACGGTTGAGCGGGAAGTCAGGAACTGGCGAAGAACCGGAAAGCGGGAATTCATCAAATGTCGAAATCGCTTCCCTACCCCCTTTGACGGTTCAGGCAGAACGTTTCTTTAACCTGTCCCTGGATATGCTTTGCATTGCTGGTTTCGATGGCTATTTCAAACAGGTGAATCCCGCCTTTGAGAAGACTCTGGGCTATTGCTGGGAAGAACTGCTGAATCAGCCTTTTTCCGACTTTGTTCATCCTGATGACCGGGCAAAAACAGCGATGGTTATGGACCAACTCCAACAGGGACTGTCCTTGACCGACTTTGAGAACCGCTATCGCTGTAAGGATGGCTCTTACAAGTACCTGGTATGGCGATTTATGCCTGTGTTGGAAGAAGGGGTGGTGTATGCGATCGCCCACGATGTGACCCAACGCAAGCAAAATGAAGCCGCCTGGCGCAAGACCCGTGACGAAATTGAACTGCGGGTAGCCGAGCGTACCGCTGAACTGGTTAGCCTCACCCATCGCCTTCAGAAAGAGTTGGACACGGCTAAACGCCTGGAGGAAGAGCGCGATCGCGTCGAGGCGGATTTGCGAGTCTCTCAGGCGCGCTTTGCAGGCATTCTGGAAATTGCAGATGATGCCATTATTTCCATCGACAAACACCAGCGCATTACTCTGTATAACCAGGGAGCTGAAAAAATCTTTGGCTACAGTGCCGAGGAAATTATAGGGCAACCCCTGGATGTCCTCCTGCCAATCAGTTCAGTGCAGATTCACCGCCAACACGTCAAAGAATTTGGCACTGGAACAGCCCAGGCTCGTCGGATGGGAGAACGCCGCCCTATTTTTGGGCGGCGCAAGGATGGCACTGAGTTTCCAGCAGAAGCCTCTATTTCTCGCCTGGATCGGGGAGAGGAACAGGTATTTACTGTCATCCTGCGGGATATCACCGAACGTCAAAAAGTAGACCGGATGAAAGACGAATTTATCTCGGTGGTCAGCCATGAACTGCGGACGCCGCTCACTTCTATTCAAGGTTCTCTGGGAATGCTTGCCAGCGGGCTACTCAGTGCTGACTCAGAACGGGGCAAGCGTCTGCTGCAAATTGCGGTAGACAGTACCGATCGCCTCGTTCGTTTGATTAATGACATTCTTGACATCGAGCGAATTGAATCGGGCAAAGTGCAGATGGCGATGAAACTATGGGACGTGAGTGACCTGATTGAACGCTCTGTGAATGAGGTCCAGGGACTGGCGGATAAAGCTCAAATCACCCTATCGGTGTCGAAGCGCTCAGTACAAATCATGGCAGATGGCGATCGCATCATCCAAACCCTGACCAATCTACTTAGCAATGCGATCAAATTTTCCAATCCAGGGAGTACCGTCTGGCTGAGCACTGAGGTAGTAGACAACGTGCCAGAAGCGCTGAAACCCCAGCCACCAAAACTCAGTATCCAGAATTCTGCCTGCTCTTCCCTTCCCGTTCCCCCCTCCCCTCTTCTCCTTTTCACGGTCAAAGATCAGGGACGGGGCATCCCTGCTGACAAACTGGAGTCCATCTTTGAACGGTTTCAACAGGTCGATGCCTCTGACTCGCGCCACCATGATGGTACCGGGTTAGGCTTAACCATCTGTCGCAGTATTGTTCAACAACATGGTGGGGAGATCTGGGTAGAAAGCACACCGGGTAAAGGCAGTACCTTTTACTTCACCCTGCCAATTCAGCGAGAAGAAAAGTAG
- the cobT gene encoding nicotinate mononucleotide-dependent phosphoribosyltransferase CobT — protein MSVHIYTQKEQGQYWLERYRGQLPVFACVLGFTETGLIPGISAAGATPVDRQYTAIADAEFLYNGPQVAPRYPLPPLEKGASPVLISRAILEAQRIPLYLFNAGLVHAPAVPAIDLGGSPAKCLSQGRALERATVEHLLQAGLYWGSRLAIQAAGSYLILGECVVGGTTTALAILTGLGIAAAGKVNSSHPICNHQQKWKLVEAGLRQSGLRISPTSYPIAVSPLELVAAVGDPMQIVVAGMAIAASRSVGVLLAGGTQMLAVYALLRAITQNDNLPWKPEQIVVGTTRWVAEDLTGDTIGLATSIGSVPLIATQLSFATSRFHQLQAYEQGFVKEGVGAGGCAIAAHLYQNWGQREMLEAIEQLAERYQQINRFIEPLKE, from the coding sequence TTGTCAGTTCATATCTATACCCAAAAAGAACAGGGGCAGTATTGGCTGGAGCGGTATCGGGGACAGCTTCCAGTCTTTGCCTGTGTGTTGGGTTTTACAGAGACTGGTTTAATTCCGGGCATTTCAGCGGCAGGGGCAACCCCGGTGGATCGCCAATATACGGCGATCGCAGATGCTGAATTCCTCTATAACGGACCCCAGGTGGCTCCGCGCTATCCACTGCCGCCCCTGGAAAAGGGGGCGTCGCCCGTACTCATTTCTCGCGCCATCCTTGAAGCTCAAAGGATTCCGCTTTACCTGTTCAATGCTGGTTTAGTCCATGCTCCAGCCGTCCCGGCAATAGACCTGGGTGGCAGCCCGGCAAAATGCTTGAGTCAGGGACGGGCGCTGGAGCGAGCAACGGTTGAGCATTTACTGCAAGCGGGGCTGTATTGGGGAAGCAGGCTCGCTATCCAGGCGGCTGGAAGCTATTTAATTCTGGGTGAGTGTGTGGTAGGAGGCACAACCACCGCCCTGGCGATTCTGACGGGATTGGGAATTGCGGCGGCGGGTAAGGTGAACAGCAGCCATCCCATCTGTAACCATCAGCAGAAATGGAAGCTGGTTGAAGCTGGACTGAGGCAGTCCGGCTTGAGGATATCCCCCACTTCCTACCCGATAGCGGTTTCCCCCCTTGAACTGGTTGCTGCTGTGGGGGATCCCATGCAAATTGTGGTTGCCGGAATGGCGATCGCGGCCAGCCGTTCAGTGGGGGTTCTGCTGGCAGGCGGAACCCAAATGCTGGCAGTTTATGCCCTACTGAGAGCAATCACTCAAAACGACAACCTACCCTGGAAACCAGAACAAATTGTCGTTGGTACAACTCGTTGGGTTGCCGAGGACCTGACGGGAGACACCATTGGGCTGGCAACATCAATCGGCTCAGTTCCGCTGATTGCCACTCAACTCAGCTTTGCCACTTCACGATTTCACCAATTGCAGGCCTATGAGCAGGGATTTGTTAAAGAAGGGGTGGGAGCCGGGGGATGCGCGATCGCTGCCCATCTCTATCAAAACTGGGGACAACGAGAAATGCTGGAAGCGATCGAACAATTAGCAGAACGCTATCAACAGATCAACCGATTCATCGAGCCACTCAAAGAGTAG
- a CDS encoding 4'-phosphopantetheinyl transferase family protein — protein sequence MTSLHYPQWLVPTENLGLPGESVHIWQVWLDVPVGSFHNLAYTLSPDEKQRAERFRFERDRHRYMAGRRALRAILGRYLKTDPAELRFCYGTSGKPALEHLSGKPDLEFNLAHSQNLMLCAVAQNTVVGIDLEYLRPITDLPQLTRRFFAEQEHLAIQSLPADQQLLSFFQHWTCKEALLKAVGEGLVDLSKVEVLIGDRHIEIVKGVMNAQLTGQWKLHLFCPAPDFVAAIATNICALTPPSDLPDAAPVTEQPFVFWQYSGF from the coding sequence ATGACTTCATTGCACTATCCCCAATGGTTGGTTCCAACAGAAAACCTGGGACTGCCTGGAGAGAGTGTCCACATCTGGCAAGTCTGGTTGGATGTGCCGGTAGGATCCTTTCACAACCTGGCTTACACGCTTTCGCCAGACGAGAAACAACGGGCAGAGCGATTTCGGTTTGAGCGCGATCGCCACCGCTATATGGCAGGACGGCGGGCACTTCGGGCAATTTTAGGACGCTATCTTAAGACAGATCCGGCTGAATTGCGGTTTTGCTACGGAACCAGCGGTAAGCCTGCCCTGGAGCATTTGTCCGGAAAACCAGATCTGGAATTTAACCTGGCGCACTCCCAAAACTTGATGCTGTGCGCAGTGGCTCAAAATACTGTCGTTGGAATTGACCTGGAGTACCTGCGCCCAATCACGGATTTACCTCAACTGACCCGGCGTTTTTTTGCGGAGCAGGAGCACCTAGCGATCCAATCTCTGCCAGCCGACCAACAGTTGTTATCTTTCTTTCAGCACTGGACTTGTAAAGAAGCGCTGCTAAAGGCAGTTGGTGAAGGGCTGGTAGACTTGAGTAAGGTCGAAGTTCTGATTGGCGACAGGCACATTGAAATTGTGAAGGGAGTGATGAATGCCCAACTGACAGGTCAATGGAAGCTTCACCTGTTTTGCCCGGCACCAGATTTTGTGGCAGCGATCGCAACCAATATTTGTGCTTTGACACCGCCATCCGACTTACCCGATGCCGCTCCTGTGACAGAGCAACCCTTCGTTTTTTGGCAATATTCAGGTTTTTGA
- a CDS encoding phycobilisome linker polypeptide: protein MARYFKVTACVPSLTRTRTQRELQNTYFTKLVPFDNWFREQQRIMKMGGKILKVELATGKPYTNTGLL from the coding sequence ATGGCACGATATTTTAAGGTAACTGCCTGTGTTCCCAGTCTGACTCGTACCCGCACGCAGCGTGAGCTTCAGAATACTTATTTCACCAAATTAGTGCCCTTTGACAACTGGTTTCGTGAGCAGCAACGCATTATGAAAATGGGTGGAAAGATTCTCAAGGTAGAACTGGCAACGGGCAAGCCCTATACAAACACCGGGCTGTTGTAA
- a CDS encoding extracellular solute-binding protein, with translation MADLSMINRRSFLIGTTSLTLSHLLTGCAGQNHPTLNVRMLNGSIPPQILNLFHRHLQQSSKQATLNFSPELQLQSLFSLLQSWKQKTNQPQSPKGIFDWVPFPGKSQQQTIPDLVSLGDYWLSNAIRQGLIQSFEQAQLKNWDGLMEDSRWKNLVTRNQSGEPDPEGKIWALPYRWGSTLIAYRRDIFRDRGLQPPTDWGDLWRPELRRQISLLDQPREVIGLTLKKLGKSYNTSDLNAVPNLQAELDALQPQVKLYSSDHYLQPLILGDTWLAVGWSADVLRLMQRNQTIHAIVPQSGTALWADLWVRPTASKTDNLSLVMDWIKFCWQPPIATQLSMLSQAASPIFLQEDPNRLPEDLRANRLLLPDQQILKASEFLNPLPEPAIKDYQAKWKRLRQ, from the coding sequence ATGGCTGACCTGTCTATGATCAATCGACGTTCTTTCCTGATCGGAACCACCAGCTTAACGCTGAGTCATCTGCTAACAGGCTGTGCAGGGCAGAATCATCCTACGTTAAATGTTCGAATGCTGAATGGTTCCATCCCACCCCAGATTCTCAATCTATTCCATAGACATTTACAACAATCGTCCAAACAGGCAACACTGAATTTTTCGCCAGAATTACAGCTACAATCTCTTTTCTCTCTACTCCAAAGCTGGAAGCAGAAAACGAACCAGCCTCAGTCTCCTAAGGGCATTTTTGACTGGGTTCCATTTCCAGGAAAGTCTCAACAGCAGACGATTCCTGACCTGGTTTCTCTGGGTGATTACTGGTTAAGTAATGCCATTCGGCAAGGGCTGATTCAATCGTTTGAGCAGGCTCAGCTAAAAAATTGGGATGGACTGATGGAAGATTCGCGGTGGAAAAACCTGGTGACTCGTAACCAATCCGGCGAGCCTGACCCGGAAGGGAAAATCTGGGCGCTTCCCTACCGCTGGGGAAGCACCCTCATTGCCTATCGCCGGGATATTTTCAGAGATAGGGGGTTGCAGCCTCCAACAGACTGGGGCGATCTCTGGCGACCAGAACTGCGGCGTCAGATTTCTCTACTCGACCAGCCCCGTGAGGTGATTGGTCTGACGCTGAAAAAACTGGGCAAGTCTTACAACACCTCAGACCTGAATGCCGTGCCCAATTTGCAGGCTGAGTTGGATGCCTTGCAGCCGCAGGTAAAGCTTTATAGTTCTGACCACTATTTACAACCACTGATATTGGGAGATACCTGGCTTGCGGTTGGCTGGTCCGCAGATGTGCTGCGGTTGATGCAGCGGAATCAGACCATTCATGCGATCGTCCCCCAATCCGGGACTGCCTTATGGGCAGATCTCTGGGTTCGCCCAACCGCCAGTAAAACTGACAATTTAAGCCTGGTGATGGATTGGATTAAATTTTGCTGGCAACCGCCGATTGCGACCCAACTGTCTATGCTCAGTCAAGCCGCTTCCCCAATCTTTTTACAAGAAGACCCCAACCGCTTACCAGAAGACCTGCGAGCGAATCGATTATTGCTGCCCGATCAACAAATCCTCAAGGCAAGTGAATTTCTTAATCCCTTACCTGAACCAGCTATTAAGGACTACCAGGCAAAATGGAAGCGCCTCCGCCAGTAG
- a CDS encoding late competence development ComFB family protein: protein MSTTQPEQAQTYRNVMESLVVEELEKQLQRLPPKVVSYVNKAEVIAYALNRLPPLYATSERGWQQQRERARRGMDQQIMTAVRQAIAAVQRDPLRAVIPLKVEEEQESMAALQGLKELLGREELSWRDLVNAVEHALIKTARGEITWRKRASVSVQPSQWNDTRYLL from the coding sequence ATGAGTACCACACAACCTGAGCAAGCCCAGACCTACCGCAATGTTATGGAATCCCTGGTTGTAGAAGAGTTGGAAAAGCAACTCCAGCGGTTGCCTCCTAAAGTTGTCAGCTACGTCAATAAAGCAGAAGTCATTGCCTATGCGCTGAATCGACTGCCGCCGCTTTATGCTACTAGTGAACGGGGCTGGCAGCAACAACGAGAGCGGGCACGCCGGGGGATGGATCAACAAATTATGACGGCTGTGAGGCAGGCGATCGCAGCAGTTCAGCGAGATCCACTGCGGGCAGTGATTCCCCTCAAGGTTGAAGAAGAGCAGGAGTCGATGGCAGCTTTACAGGGGCTGAAAGAATTACTGGGGCGAGAGGAACTTTCCTGGCGAGATCTGGTCAATGCAGTTGAACATGCACTTATTAAGACAGCCCGTGGAGAAATTACCTGGCGCAAGCGAGCCAGCGTTTCTGTCCAGCCAAGTCAGTGGAACGACACACGCTACCTCCTCTAG
- the apcB gene encoding allophycocyanin subunit beta: MAQDAITAVINSSDVQGKYLDASALDKLKAYFATGELRVRAAATIAANSSAIIREAVAKSLLYSDITRPGGNMYTTRRYAACIRDLDYYLRYATYAMLAGDPSILDERVLNGLKETYNSLGVPVGATVGAIQAIKEVAAGLIGADAGKELGVYLDYISSGLS, encoded by the coding sequence ATGGCACAAGACGCAATTACTGCTGTTATTAACTCCTCTGACGTTCAGGGTAAGTACCTGGACGCTTCTGCCCTGGATAAACTGAAAGCCTACTTTGCAACTGGCGAACTGCGGGTTCGGGCAGCCGCTACGATCGCAGCCAATTCCTCTGCCATTATCAGAGAAGCCGTTGCCAAGTCTCTGCTGTACTCTGACATCACCCGTCCCGGCGGCAACATGTACACCACCCGTCGCTATGCTGCCTGCATCCGCGACCTGGACTACTACCTCCGCTATGCAACCTACGCGATGCTGGCTGGCGATCCTTCCATCCTGGATGAGCGTGTTCTGAATGGCTTGAAAGAAACCTACAACTCCCTGGGCGTGCCTGTGGGTGCTACCGTTGGTGCTATTCAAGCAATCAAAGAAGTCGCGGCTGGCTTAATTGGTGCTGATGCTGGTAAAGAGCTGGGTGTTTACCTTGACTACATCAGCTCTGGCTTGAGCTAA
- the apcA gene encoding globin family protein: MSIVTKSIVNADAEARYLSPGELDRIKSFVTSGEKRLRIAQALTDSRERLVKQAGDQLFQKRPDVVSPGGNAYGEEMTATCLRDLDYYLRLVTYGVVAGDVTPIEEIGIVGVKEMYKSLGTPIEAVAEGVRALKGAASSLLSGEDAAEASAYFDYVIGSLS; encoded by the coding sequence ATGAGTATTGTCACGAAGTCAATCGTGAATGCAGACGCTGAGGCTCGCTATCTCAGCCCTGGTGAACTCGACCGGATCAAGAGCTTTGTTACTTCCGGCGAAAAGAGACTGCGGATCGCCCAGGCTCTGACCGATTCCCGTGAGCGCCTGGTTAAGCAAGCTGGCGACCAACTGTTCCAAAAGCGCCCCGATGTTGTTTCTCCCGGTGGAAACGCTTACGGCGAGGAAATGACCGCTACCTGCCTGCGTGACCTGGACTACTACCTGCGTCTGGTCACCTACGGTGTGGTTGCAGGCGATGTCACCCCCATCGAAGAAATCGGCATCGTTGGTGTTAAGGAAATGTACAAGTCTCTCGGTACTCCAATTGAGGCTGTTGCTGAAGGGGTACGTGCGCTGAAAGGGGCAGCCAGCTCCCTGCTGTCTGGTGAAGATGCGGCTGAAGCCAGCGCTTACTTTGATTACGTGATTGGGTCACTAAGCTAA
- the cbiB gene encoding adenosylcobinamide-phosphate synthase CbiB, whose amino-acid sequence MYKHISINPTVSVFPIAALLDYLIGDPVGWVHPVQMMGWAIAGYTQLVLARWKTPIAQRSAGIVLGVGLILGSGLMGWLVVELARQTHNWLGLAVESILLASCFAARSLRLAATAVLSPLQAKELEVARSVLSRYVGRDTANLSEPEILRAVLETVTENATDGVMAPLFYALVGAALPGVGSVPLALAYKAASTLDSMVGYREAPYTYLGWFGARVEDILTWVPCRLTVLTIMVVSGKPLQVWRLCQRDAPDDPSPNSGWSECAYAAALGVQVGGVNWYQGVAKQKPLLGDSIRPITPQVIDQALQLTRYCFLLWLAVAFLLVAPGINLAVHS is encoded by the coding sequence ATGTATAAACACATTTCCATAAACCCAACTGTCTCTGTGTTTCCGATCGCCGCTCTGCTCGATTACCTGATTGGTGATCCAGTAGGGTGGGTACATCCGGTGCAGATGATGGGATGGGCGATCGCGGGTTACACGCAGTTAGTTCTTGCCCGCTGGAAAACCCCCATTGCTCAGAGAAGCGCGGGGATTGTGCTGGGGGTTGGTTTGATCCTGGGTAGTGGGTTGATGGGTTGGCTGGTGGTTGAACTGGCAAGGCAGACCCATAACTGGCTGGGACTTGCGGTTGAAAGCATTTTGCTGGCAAGTTGTTTTGCCGCCAGAAGTTTGAGACTTGCGGCAACGGCGGTTCTGTCTCCCTTACAGGCGAAGGAACTGGAGGTAGCCCGCTCTGTCCTCAGTCGATATGTGGGGCGAGATACAGCCAATCTGTCAGAACCCGAAATTTTGCGGGCAGTCCTGGAAACTGTAACTGAGAATGCCACAGACGGAGTGATGGCACCGCTGTTCTATGCCCTGGTTGGTGCCGCCCTGCCAGGGGTGGGCAGTGTTCCCCTGGCACTCGCCTATAAGGCTGCCAGTACCCTGGACTCAATGGTGGGCTACCGGGAAGCCCCATACACTTACCTGGGCTGGTTTGGTGCCAGAGTGGAGGACATCCTGACCTGGGTTCCCTGTCGGCTCACCGTGCTCACGATCATGGTTGTATCAGGTAAGCCCCTCCAGGTTTGGAGACTTTGCCAGCGGGATGCCCCTGACGACCCCAGCCCCAATTCTGGCTGGAGTGAGTGTGCCTATGCGGCGGCTTTGGGAGTGCAGGTAGGAGGGGTCAACTGGTATCAGGGTGTGGCAAAACAGAAACCTCTGTTGGGTGATAGCATCCGCCCGATTACTCCCCAAGTGATTGATCAAGCATTGCAACTGACCCGGTACTGTTTCCTGCTCTGGCTGGCAGTTGCTTTTCTACTTGTGGCACCTGGCATCAATCTGGCTGTTCATTCCTGA
- a CDS encoding DUF2232 domain-containing protein, which translates to MSDSIHNKPSRRATDGSESIPDPSSLDEVAAWEEVERELSRPDASRADTTENIEQGGRRPENPSTAPWRTHRMPDPTSPIIMVETAFLSSAASLIWLVNYYFPMGPLLQIFFPVPIALIYLRWNSRAAWMGALVSALLLSVLMGPARSILYVVPFGLLGVLLGVFWRRRATWGVAIAIGSLLCTFGFFFRIWLVSLLLGDDLWLYTTTQVTDLLEWLFIKLGLVMQPSLWMIQIAVTVMVFLRNIIYMFVVHLAAWYLLDRLGNPIPRPPRWVQVLMDYE; encoded by the coding sequence ATGAGCGATTCCATCCATAACAAGCCATCCAGACGGGCCACAGACGGTTCTGAATCGATTCCTGATCCATCGAGTCTGGATGAAGTCGCCGCCTGGGAAGAAGTGGAAAGAGAACTCTCCAGACCGGATGCCAGTAGGGCTGATACGACAGAGAACATTGAGCAGGGAGGACGCCGGCCAGAGAACCCCTCTACCGCTCCCTGGCGTACCCATCGGATGCCAGACCCTACCAGTCCCATCATCATGGTGGAAACTGCCTTTCTGTCCAGTGCAGCCAGTCTCATCTGGTTGGTCAACTACTACTTCCCGATGGGACCCCTGTTGCAAATTTTTTTCCCAGTTCCAATTGCGCTCATTTATCTGCGCTGGAACAGTCGCGCTGCCTGGATGGGAGCACTGGTTTCCGCCTTACTGTTGAGCGTGTTGATGGGACCTGCCCGCAGCATTCTTTATGTGGTTCCCTTTGGTCTTTTAGGGGTTCTGTTAGGGGTCTTCTGGCGGCGCAGGGCAACCTGGGGAGTTGCGATCGCCATCGGCTCCTTGCTATGTACCTTCGGCTTCTTCTTCCGCATCTGGCTGGTTTCTCTTCTGCTGGGGGATGATCTCTGGCTGTATACAACCACTCAGGTCACAGACTTGCTGGAGTGGCTGTTTATTAAGCTGGGGCTGGTCATGCAGCCCAGTTTGTGGATGATCCAGATTGCAGTCACTGTTATGGTGTTTCTGAGAAATATTATTTATATGTTTGTTGTGCACTTGGCTGCCTGGTACCTGCTGGATCGGTTGGGTAATCCCATTCCTCGCCCCCCCCGATGGGTCCAGGTGCTGATGGATTATGAGTAG